One part of the Equus asinus isolate D_3611 breed Donkey chromosome 6, EquAss-T2T_v2, whole genome shotgun sequence genome encodes these proteins:
- the SEMA4F gene encoding semaphorin-4F isoform X3 has product MPASAARPRPGPGPPSASPFPLLLLAVLSGPVCGRVPRSVPRTSLPISGGVLYAATVKNYLGTEPIISRAVGRAEDWIRTETLPSWLNAPAFVAAVALSPAEWGDEDGDDEIYFFFTETSRAFDSYERIKVPRVARVCAGDLGGRKTLQQRWTTFLKADLLCPGPEHGRASSVLQDMAILRPEHGLRTPIFYGIFSSQWEGAAISAICAFRPQDIRSVLNGPFRELKHDCNRGLPVMDNDVPQPRPGECITNNMKLQQFGSSLSLPDRVLTFIRDHPLMDRPVFPADGHPLLVTTDTGYLRVVAHRVTSLSGKEYDVLYLGTEDGHLHRAVRIGAQLSVLEDLALFPEPQPVENMKLYQSWLLVGSRTEVTQVNTTNCGRLQSCSECILAQDPVCAWSFRLDACVAHAGAHGGLVQDIESADVSSLCPKEPGEHPVVFEVPVATAAHVVLPCSPSSAWASCVWHQPSGVTALTPRRDGLEVVVTPGAMGAYACECQEGGAARVVAAYSLVWGSQRGLPGRAHTVWAGLAGFFLGVLAASLTLLLIGRRQQRRRQRELLARDKVGLDLGAPPSGTTSYSQDPPSPSPEDERLPLALAKRGSGFGGFPPPFLLDPCPSPAHIRLTGAPLATCDETSI; this is encoded by the exons ATGCCGGCGTCTGCCGCGCGGCCCCGCCCGGGCCCCGGGCCGCCTTCGGCCTCGCCCTTCCCGCTGCTCCTGCTGGCGGTGCTGAGCGGCCCGGTGTGCGGCCGCGTCCCCCGCTCGGTGCCCAGGACCTCGCTTCCCATCTCCG GGGGGGTCCTCTATGCTGCCACTGTGAAAAACTACCTGGGGACGGAGCCGATTATCTCCCGGGCTGTGGGTCGAGCTGAGGACTGGATTCGGACAGAGACCTTGCCATCCTGGCTTAacg ccccagcctttgTCGCAGCGGTGGCCTTGAGCCCAGCCGAGTGGGGAGATGAAGACGGAGATGATGAAATCTACTTCTTCTTTACGGAGACTTCCCGAGCATTTGACTCATACGAGCGCATTAAGGTCCCGCGGGTGGCCCGCGTGTGTGCG GGGGACCTTGGGGGCCGGAAGACCCTTCAGCAGAGGTGGACGACGTTTCTGAAGGCTGACCTGCTATGTCCAGGGCCTGAGCATGGCCGGGCCTCCAGTGTCCTGCAAGACATGGCCATTCTTCGACCTGAGCATGGATTGAGGACCCCCATCTTTTACGGCATCTTTTCCTCTCAGTG GGAGGGGGCTGCTATCTCTGCTATCTGTGCCTTCCGACCACAAGACATTCGGTCAGTGCTGAATGGGCCCTTCAGAGAGCTGAAACATGACTGCAACAGGGGACTGCCTGTCATGGACAATGATGTACCCCAGCCCAGGCCCGGAGAG TGCATCACCAACAACATGAAGCTCCAGCAGTTTGGctcctcactctctctgcctgaccGAGTGCTCACCTTCATCCGGGACCACCCACTCATGGACAGGCCAGTGTTTCCAGCTGATGGCCACCCCCTGCTGGTCACTACAGATACAGGCTATCTCAGAGTTGTGGCCCACAGGGTGACCAGCCTCTCAGGGAAAGAGTATGATGTGCTTTACCTGGGGACAG AGGATGGACACCTCCACCGAGCAGTGCGGATTGGAGCCCAGCTCAGCGTCCTTGAGGATCTGGCTTTATTCCCAGAGCCACAGCCAGTTGAGAATATGAAATTGTATCAA AGCTGGCTCCTGGTTGGCTCCCGTACCGAGGTGACACAAGTGAATACAACCAACTGTGGCCGTCTCCAGAGCTGCTCAGAGTGCATCCTGGCCCAAGACCCTGTCTGTGCCTGGAGCTTCCGGCTAGATGCGTGTGTGGCCCATGCTGGGGCGCATGGAGG GCTGGTCCAAGACATAGAGTCAGCAGATGTCTCTTCTTTGTGTCCCAAAGAGCCTGGAG AACACCCAGTAGTGTTTGAAGTTCCTGTGGCTACAGCTGCGCATGTGGTCTTGCCATGTTCTCCAAGCTCAGCATGGGCGTCCTGTGTGTGGCACCAGCCCAGTGGAGTGACTGCACTCACCCCCCGGCGGGATGGGCTAGAGGTGGTGGTAACTCCAGGGGCCATGGGCGCATATGCCTGTGAATGTCAGGAGGGTGGGGCAGCCCGTGTGGTAGCTGCTTACAGCTTGGTATGGGGCAGCCAACGGGGCCTCCCAGGCCGAGCCCACACAGTGTGGGCTGGACTGGCCGGCTTCTTCCTGGGGGTTCTTGCAGCATCCCTGACTCTCCTCCTGATTGGTCGGCGTCAGCAGCGACGGCGACAGAGGGAACTTCTGGCTAGAGACAAGGTGGGCTTGGACCTGGGGGCCCCGCCATCTGGGACCACAAGCTACAGCCAGgatcctccctccccctctcctgaAGATGAGCggctgcccctggccctggccaAGAGGGGCAGTGGCTTTGGTGGCTTTCCTCCACCCTTCCTGCTTGATCCTTGCCCGAGCCCAGCCCACATTCGGCTAACTGGGGCTCCTCTGGCCACGTGTGATGAAACATCCATCTAG
- the SEMA4F gene encoding semaphorin-4F isoform X2 produces the protein MPASAARPRPGPGPPSASPFPLLLLAVLSGPVCGRVPRSVPRTSLPISEADSYLTRFTVPQTYNYSVLLVDPASHTLYVGARDTIFALSLPFSGERPRRIDWMVPEAHRQNCRKKGKKEDVSSFQQVERLESGRGKCPFEPAQRSAAVMAGGVLYAATVKNYLGTEPIISRAVGRAEDWIRTETLPSWLNAPAFVAAVALSPAEWGDEDGDDEIYFFFTETSRAFDSYERIKVPRVARVCAGDLGGRKTLQQRWTTFLKADLLCPGPEHGRASSVLQDMAILRPEHGLRTPIFYGIFSSQWEGAAISAICAFRPQDIRSVLNGPFRELKHDCNRGLPVMDNDVPQPRPGECITNNMKLQQFGSSLSLPDRVLTFIRDHPLMDRPVFPADGHPLLVTTDTGYLRVVAHRVTSLSGKEYDVLYLGTEDGHLHRAVRIGAQLSVLEDLALFPEPQPVENMKLYQSWLLVGSRTEVTQVNTTNCGRLQSCSECILAQDPVCAWSFRLDACVAHAGAHGGLVQDIESADVSSLCPKEPGEHPVVFEVPVATAAHVVLPCSPSSAWASCVWHQPSGVTALTPRRDGLEVVVTPGAMGAYACECQEGGAARVVAAYSLVWGSQRGLPGRAHTVWAGLAGFFLGVLAASLTLLLIGRRQQRRRQRELLARDKVGLDLGAPPSGTTSYSQDPPSPSPEDERLPLALAKRGSGFGGFPPPFLLDPCPSPAHIRLTGAPLATCDETSI, from the exons ATGCCGGCGTCTGCCGCGCGGCCCCGCCCGGGCCCCGGGCCGCCTTCGGCCTCGCCCTTCCCGCTGCTCCTGCTGGCGGTGCTGAGCGGCCCGGTGTGCGGCCGCGTCCCCCGCTCGGTGCCCAGGACCTCGCTTCCCATCTCCG agGCTGACTCCTATCTCACCCGATTCACCGTCCCTCAGACATACAATTACTCTGTTCTCCTCGTGGATCCTGCTTCCCACACGCTTTATGTCGGCGCCCGGGACACCATCTTCGCTTTATCCCTGCCCTTCTCAGGGGAGAGACCCCGCAGG ATTGACTGGATGGTGCCTGAGGCCCACAGACAAAACTGTAGGAAGAAAGGCAAGAAGGAG GATGTGTCCAGTTTCCAGCAGGTTGAAAGACTTGAGAGTGGCCGGGGGAAATGTCCTTTTGAGCCAGCTCAGCGGTCAGCAGCTGTAATGGCTG GGGGGGTCCTCTATGCTGCCACTGTGAAAAACTACCTGGGGACGGAGCCGATTATCTCCCGGGCTGTGGGTCGAGCTGAGGACTGGATTCGGACAGAGACCTTGCCATCCTGGCTTAacg ccccagcctttgTCGCAGCGGTGGCCTTGAGCCCAGCCGAGTGGGGAGATGAAGACGGAGATGATGAAATCTACTTCTTCTTTACGGAGACTTCCCGAGCATTTGACTCATACGAGCGCATTAAGGTCCCGCGGGTGGCCCGCGTGTGTGCG GGGGACCTTGGGGGCCGGAAGACCCTTCAGCAGAGGTGGACGACGTTTCTGAAGGCTGACCTGCTATGTCCAGGGCCTGAGCATGGCCGGGCCTCCAGTGTCCTGCAAGACATGGCCATTCTTCGACCTGAGCATGGATTGAGGACCCCCATCTTTTACGGCATCTTTTCCTCTCAGTG GGAGGGGGCTGCTATCTCTGCTATCTGTGCCTTCCGACCACAAGACATTCGGTCAGTGCTGAATGGGCCCTTCAGAGAGCTGAAACATGACTGCAACAGGGGACTGCCTGTCATGGACAATGATGTACCCCAGCCCAGGCCCGGAGAG TGCATCACCAACAACATGAAGCTCCAGCAGTTTGGctcctcactctctctgcctgaccGAGTGCTCACCTTCATCCGGGACCACCCACTCATGGACAGGCCAGTGTTTCCAGCTGATGGCCACCCCCTGCTGGTCACTACAGATACAGGCTATCTCAGAGTTGTGGCCCACAGGGTGACCAGCCTCTCAGGGAAAGAGTATGATGTGCTTTACCTGGGGACAG AGGATGGACACCTCCACCGAGCAGTGCGGATTGGAGCCCAGCTCAGCGTCCTTGAGGATCTGGCTTTATTCCCAGAGCCACAGCCAGTTGAGAATATGAAATTGTATCAA AGCTGGCTCCTGGTTGGCTCCCGTACCGAGGTGACACAAGTGAATACAACCAACTGTGGCCGTCTCCAGAGCTGCTCAGAGTGCATCCTGGCCCAAGACCCTGTCTGTGCCTGGAGCTTCCGGCTAGATGCGTGTGTGGCCCATGCTGGGGCGCATGGAGG GCTGGTCCAAGACATAGAGTCAGCAGATGTCTCTTCTTTGTGTCCCAAAGAGCCTGGAG AACACCCAGTAGTGTTTGAAGTTCCTGTGGCTACAGCTGCGCATGTGGTCTTGCCATGTTCTCCAAGCTCAGCATGGGCGTCCTGTGTGTGGCACCAGCCCAGTGGAGTGACTGCACTCACCCCCCGGCGGGATGGGCTAGAGGTGGTGGTAACTCCAGGGGCCATGGGCGCATATGCCTGTGAATGTCAGGAGGGTGGGGCAGCCCGTGTGGTAGCTGCTTACAGCTTGGTATGGGGCAGCCAACGGGGCCTCCCAGGCCGAGCCCACACAGTGTGGGCTGGACTGGCCGGCTTCTTCCTGGGGGTTCTTGCAGCATCCCTGACTCTCCTCCTGATTGGTCGGCGTCAGCAGCGACGGCGACAGAGGGAACTTCTGGCTAGAGACAAGGTGGGCTTGGACCTGGGGGCCCCGCCATCTGGGACCACAAGCTACAGCCAGgatcctccctccccctctcctgaAGATGAGCggctgcccctggccctggccaAGAGGGGCAGTGGCTTTGGTGGCTTTCCTCCACCCTTCCTGCTTGATCCTTGCCCGAGCCCAGCCCACATTCGGCTAACTGGGGCTCCTCTGGCCACGTGTGATGAAACATCCATCTAG
- the SEMA4F gene encoding semaphorin-4F isoform X1: MPASAARPRPGPGPPSASPFPLLLLAVLSGPVCGRVPRSVPRTSLPISEADSYLTRFTVPQTYNYSVLLVDPASHTLYVGARDTIFALSLPFSGERPRRIDWMVPEAHRQNCRKKGKKEDECHNFIQILAIANASHLLTCGTFAFDPKCGVIDVSSFQQVERLESGRGKCPFEPAQRSAAVMAGGVLYAATVKNYLGTEPIISRAVGRAEDWIRTETLPSWLNAPAFVAAVALSPAEWGDEDGDDEIYFFFTETSRAFDSYERIKVPRVARVCAGDLGGRKTLQQRWTTFLKADLLCPGPEHGRASSVLQDMAILRPEHGLRTPIFYGIFSSQWEGAAISAICAFRPQDIRSVLNGPFRELKHDCNRGLPVMDNDVPQPRPGECITNNMKLQQFGSSLSLPDRVLTFIRDHPLMDRPVFPADGHPLLVTTDTGYLRVVAHRVTSLSGKEYDVLYLGTEDGHLHRAVRIGAQLSVLEDLALFPEPQPVENMKLYQSWLLVGSRTEVTQVNTTNCGRLQSCSECILAQDPVCAWSFRLDACVAHAGAHGGLVQDIESADVSSLCPKEPGEHPVVFEVPVATAAHVVLPCSPSSAWASCVWHQPSGVTALTPRRDGLEVVVTPGAMGAYACECQEGGAARVVAAYSLVWGSQRGLPGRAHTVWAGLAGFFLGVLAASLTLLLIGRRQQRRRQRELLARDKVGLDLGAPPSGTTSYSQDPPSPSPEDERLPLALAKRGSGFGGFPPPFLLDPCPSPAHIRLTGAPLATCDETSI, from the exons ATGCCGGCGTCTGCCGCGCGGCCCCGCCCGGGCCCCGGGCCGCCTTCGGCCTCGCCCTTCCCGCTGCTCCTGCTGGCGGTGCTGAGCGGCCCGGTGTGCGGCCGCGTCCCCCGCTCGGTGCCCAGGACCTCGCTTCCCATCTCCG agGCTGACTCCTATCTCACCCGATTCACCGTCCCTCAGACATACAATTACTCTGTTCTCCTCGTGGATCCTGCTTCCCACACGCTTTATGTCGGCGCCCGGGACACCATCTTCGCTTTATCCCTGCCCTTCTCAGGGGAGAGACCCCGCAGG ATTGACTGGATGGTGCCTGAGGCCCACAGACAAAACTGTAGGAAGAAAGGCAAGAAGGAG GATGAATGTCACAATTTTATCCAGATTCTCGCCATTGCCAATGCCTCTCACCTCCTCACTTGTGGCACCTTCGCTTTTGATCCGAAGTGCGGGGTTATT GATGTGTCCAGTTTCCAGCAGGTTGAAAGACTTGAGAGTGGCCGGGGGAAATGTCCTTTTGAGCCAGCTCAGCGGTCAGCAGCTGTAATGGCTG GGGGGGTCCTCTATGCTGCCACTGTGAAAAACTACCTGGGGACGGAGCCGATTATCTCCCGGGCTGTGGGTCGAGCTGAGGACTGGATTCGGACAGAGACCTTGCCATCCTGGCTTAacg ccccagcctttgTCGCAGCGGTGGCCTTGAGCCCAGCCGAGTGGGGAGATGAAGACGGAGATGATGAAATCTACTTCTTCTTTACGGAGACTTCCCGAGCATTTGACTCATACGAGCGCATTAAGGTCCCGCGGGTGGCCCGCGTGTGTGCG GGGGACCTTGGGGGCCGGAAGACCCTTCAGCAGAGGTGGACGACGTTTCTGAAGGCTGACCTGCTATGTCCAGGGCCTGAGCATGGCCGGGCCTCCAGTGTCCTGCAAGACATGGCCATTCTTCGACCTGAGCATGGATTGAGGACCCCCATCTTTTACGGCATCTTTTCCTCTCAGTG GGAGGGGGCTGCTATCTCTGCTATCTGTGCCTTCCGACCACAAGACATTCGGTCAGTGCTGAATGGGCCCTTCAGAGAGCTGAAACATGACTGCAACAGGGGACTGCCTGTCATGGACAATGATGTACCCCAGCCCAGGCCCGGAGAG TGCATCACCAACAACATGAAGCTCCAGCAGTTTGGctcctcactctctctgcctgaccGAGTGCTCACCTTCATCCGGGACCACCCACTCATGGACAGGCCAGTGTTTCCAGCTGATGGCCACCCCCTGCTGGTCACTACAGATACAGGCTATCTCAGAGTTGTGGCCCACAGGGTGACCAGCCTCTCAGGGAAAGAGTATGATGTGCTTTACCTGGGGACAG AGGATGGACACCTCCACCGAGCAGTGCGGATTGGAGCCCAGCTCAGCGTCCTTGAGGATCTGGCTTTATTCCCAGAGCCACAGCCAGTTGAGAATATGAAATTGTATCAA AGCTGGCTCCTGGTTGGCTCCCGTACCGAGGTGACACAAGTGAATACAACCAACTGTGGCCGTCTCCAGAGCTGCTCAGAGTGCATCCTGGCCCAAGACCCTGTCTGTGCCTGGAGCTTCCGGCTAGATGCGTGTGTGGCCCATGCTGGGGCGCATGGAGG GCTGGTCCAAGACATAGAGTCAGCAGATGTCTCTTCTTTGTGTCCCAAAGAGCCTGGAG AACACCCAGTAGTGTTTGAAGTTCCTGTGGCTACAGCTGCGCATGTGGTCTTGCCATGTTCTCCAAGCTCAGCATGGGCGTCCTGTGTGTGGCACCAGCCCAGTGGAGTGACTGCACTCACCCCCCGGCGGGATGGGCTAGAGGTGGTGGTAACTCCAGGGGCCATGGGCGCATATGCCTGTGAATGTCAGGAGGGTGGGGCAGCCCGTGTGGTAGCTGCTTACAGCTTGGTATGGGGCAGCCAACGGGGCCTCCCAGGCCGAGCCCACACAGTGTGGGCTGGACTGGCCGGCTTCTTCCTGGGGGTTCTTGCAGCATCCCTGACTCTCCTCCTGATTGGTCGGCGTCAGCAGCGACGGCGACAGAGGGAACTTCTGGCTAGAGACAAGGTGGGCTTGGACCTGGGGGCCCCGCCATCTGGGACCACAAGCTACAGCCAGgatcctccctccccctctcctgaAGATGAGCggctgcccctggccctggccaAGAGGGGCAGTGGCTTTGGTGGCTTTCCTCCACCCTTCCTGCTTGATCCTTGCCCGAGCCCAGCCCACATTCGGCTAACTGGGGCTCCTCTGGCCACGTGTGATGAAACATCCATCTAG